CAAAGCAAAAGGCCCACAAGGCCTTCCAACATCCCCCCTCGCGCCTTCGCAACAGGCAGATTACCGGACTGCTGAGCGGCCGCCCCCTCCCTCAGTTTGCGCAGCCCTCGACCTCGCAAAGGAGATCGCGCAAACCATCCCGGAACTAACTTATGTATCCTGGGATATTGCACTCACTTCTTATCCCCGCTATACGCAAAAAGCCGAGGCCTTCCATAACAATGCCACTATCTCTCCCTCATAGCCGGAAAAAGACGAAGCCTTTCAAAGAGCCAACTTGTTGCCCTCTAAACAGGCAGACTTGTGAATATTACGACGCAGCGGATCCACTGTACCGCTGCGTCTTGATCCACCAGTTCCGAGGTCACGGAACCATCGTTCCGACACCAGGACCACTTTTAAATAGGTCGCTTATTTCTCCCGTAACGTTCCCGCATTGATGGATAATTTGGGTTTTGACTCAGATCGACAATGTAAGCGTTATGCTCCAGCCGATCGTAAATAGCATCACTCATAGTTCTGTTCGCCATCTTCATGGCGCAGCCTTTAAGGTCATACTGAGTACAAAGTATGGTTGACGTCCCTTCAGTCAGTTCCCGGTTATGAATGAGTTCATACAAGAACTGTGTTTCTATCTCGTCAATTTCTGATAGCATCCAGTCATCGATGATAAGCAGATTGCATTTCTTCAACTCCTTTGTATAACGAGTAAGCTTCAGATCTGAAGCAAGTCTGAGGTCATCCAATAGTGATCTCATGCGAGTGAAGCGCACGCTGTACAGCTTCAGACAAGCGGACATTCCCAAGGCACAGGCCAGATAACTTTTGCCGCTTCCGGTTGCACCCATGATGACAATGTTTCTGCTCTTGTCTATGAAGTCGCAAGTTTCTAATCTTAGTACAACTCCTCTGTCCAACTTGCGTCCTTCGTCGTAGTCTATTTCGGAAAGTGAAGCTTGAGGCTGTTCGAAAGCGGCTTTCTTGATTAATCTTTGGCGTTTGCTGCTGACTCTCTTGTCCTCTTCTCTGTCCACCATAAGGGTCAGCACTTCCTCTGCAGTGAGAATCCCGCCTTGTCTTTCCAGAACCATTTCTTTGTAACATTCAGCCATGCCGGACAGGTGCAAAGCTTTAAGTTTAGTATACGTTTGATTGCTCATTTCACGTCACCTCTCAAATTGCGAATAAAAGCATGCTCTATGCTGGGGTCAGCTTCCCTGACTGTGTCAACATCCCTATTCTTCATTTTCTTAAAGACTGTTTTAACAAGCTTGTAACTGGGCGTGTCTGTGTAACTCAGCACTTTGGCTGATGCTTGTTCTAGCAGTTCTTCATTGCCATTATCTCCAAGCTTCAAAATGCCAAAGCAGGAGCGAAAGCCTTGTTGAGGAATAGCGTATTTGGCAAGCAAAAGTTGAATAAGTTTTCTTGTTGAGCTGCCGATGTTTTCTGCCCAGGATAAGAAGCGATCCTCATCCCACTCCAGATACTTCTGATGTTTTTTAGGCATATGATCCCGCACTGTCTGATACTGACCCTTTCGCCCCTGCAAGCGCTGGTGACTTGTGATCCTTGTGTCTGCTTTGAATATTTCAATTAGAGAACTTGTGCTCTTAACATTGAGTTTCTGACTGATATACTGGAAAGGGACGGAATAGAACATGCCGTCTACACTGATGTGATAATTAGGTTGGACGGTCGCGACTTTCCAGGTTGCCATTTCGTACCGCGTTTTAGGTAGATGGGTAAGCAGATCTTGCTCTTGTGCAAAAAGAGTCGCTCTGCTGCCCGTCTTCTTCTGAAAGGCATGCGTATTGAAGATATCTACGTATTTCCAGACTTCCTCATTGAATTCTTCCAGAGTAAAAAAGGTTTGATTTCGTATTTTCCCCAGGATTTTATTTGCCAAATTATTAACTGAGCTCTCGACATTGGGTTTGTCGCGCGGACGTTTTATGCGCGCAGGAAGGATAAAGGTTGAGTAGTGCTCTGCCAGTTCCTGATAATTTGCCTGAATGTCGGGCTCACAGTACGAAGGTTTTTTAATGCCCGTCTTCAAATTGTCGGGAATAACAGTTTTGGGAACTCCCCCAAGAAACTCAAATAAATGTATGTTTGCAGTAATCCAGGCATCTATATCCATGCTGAGAAAACCTTCGGCATAACTGTATTGGCTGTAAGACATGGCTGCAACAAAAATATATACGGGTATGAGTTCTCCACTGACGGGATCCTTCAGGTATCCGGTTTTGCCTGCCCAGTCCACTTCCACTTCTTCACCAGGAGTACGCTTAATGTGCATGGTGGCTCTGTTTTTTTGAGAATGAGCTCGATAGTAGTCACAGTAGCGTGAGTACATGTAGGGGCGCTTGCCGTTAGCGTGGGCTCTGTCACAGTACTCCAACCACAAGAGCTGAAGCGTTACACCAACTTTCCTCACTTCCTTTTCGATGTACTCACAGTCAGGCTGCTCATAGTCGCTCTCTATTAGCTTCTGAGGGTAAAGCAGTGCCCGGACTTGAGACTCTTCCAGACCGCCTTCCTGGACCTTGTGCCAGCTTAAGTCCTGCTCCTTTGCTGCCGTCAGTGTATTACGGACGGTGGTGCGCGATATGCGCAGTGTTGTTGCGATTTGGCGCTGGCTGAACGATTCGTTCGCCATACGCAAAATCTCTCGATACTTTGTCATTTTATGACCTCCTAAAAATATTGCCACTTTCGTGACA
This window of the Candidatus Cloacimonadota bacterium genome carries:
- the istA gene encoding IS21 family transposase — its product is MTKYREILRMANESFSQRQIATTLRISRTTVRNTLTAAKEQDLSWHKVQEGGLEESQVRALLYPQKLIESDYEQPDCEYIEKEVRKVGVTLQLLWLEYCDRAHANGKRPYMYSRYCDYYRAHSQKNRATMHIKRTPGEEVEVDWAGKTGYLKDPVSGELIPVYIFVAAMSYSQYSYAEGFLSMDIDAWITANIHLFEFLGGVPKTVIPDNLKTGIKKPSYCEPDIQANYQELAEHYSTFILPARIKRPRDKPNVESSVNNLANKILGKIRNQTFFTLEEFNEEVWKYVDIFNTHAFQKKTGSRATLFAQEQDLLTHLPKTRYEMATWKVATVQPNYHISVDGMFYSVPFQYISQKLNVKSTSSLIEIFKADTRITSHQRLQGRKGQYQTVRDHMPKKHQKYLEWDEDRFLSWAENIGSSTRKLIQLLLAKYAIPQQGFRSCFGILKLGDNGNEELLEQASAKVLSYTDTPSYKLVKTVFKKMKNRDVDTVREADPSIEHAFIRNLRGDVK
- a CDS encoding ATP-binding protein; its protein translation is MSNQTYTKLKALHLSGMAECYKEMVLERQGGILTAEEVLTLMVDREEDKRVSSKRQRLIKKAAFEQPQASLSEIDYDEGRKLDRGVVLRLETCDFIDKSRNIVIMGATGSGKSYLACALGMSACLKLYSVRFTRMRSLLDDLRLASDLKLTRYTKELKKCNLLIIDDWMLSEIDEIETQFLYELIHNRELTEGTSTILCTQYDLKGCAMKMANRTMSDAIYDRLEHNAYIVDLSQNPNYPSMRERYGRNKRPI